In a single window of the Rhizoctonia solani chromosome 16, complete sequence genome:
- a CDS encoding linker histone H1 and H5 family protein: MPSTKTVAAKGAKTGKSKAEAKSKAAAAGHPSFIDMITECIIENKEDSRSGVSRPTIKKFIEEKYKIEMTGLQLSNLNRAITKGAENNVFTLPKGPSGKVKLAPKASKSESKENDAPKKAATTEKVEKKAAPKATKAKTTKASSSNVLKPKKNITSAAPPKGVKAAPVVKKTSTSAAKKAPVKATSKATTTKKAPAKAPTVKKAASKKVTSGDAKKADKAKAAATKSTKASTASKSSKSKALSKSTTKENTKPASTKPTSTKAAAKPTSAKPASTKKPTSTKPSKTPASTKA; this comes from the exons ATGCCTTCCACCAAGACCGTTGCTGCTAAGGGAGCCAAGACTGGAAAGTCCAAGGCTGAAGCAAAGTCGAAAGCTGCTGCCGCAGGACACCCAAGCTTTATCGACATGATCACT GAGTGCATAATCGAAAATAAAGAAGACTCTCGCAGTGGTGTCTCGCGTCCAACGATTAAGAA GTTTATCGAAGAGAAGTACAAAATCGAGATGACTGGCCTCCAACTCTCAAATTTGAATCGTGCGATCACCAAGGGTGCCGAGAACAATGTCTTTACTTTGCCCAAGG GACCTAGCGGCAAGGTCAAGCTCGCTCCCAAGGCTAGCAAGAGCGAATCTAAAGAGAACGACGCCCCCAAGAAGGCTGCTACCACCGAGAAGGTCGAGAAGAAAGCCGCTCCGAAGGCCACCAAGGCGAAGACTACCAAGGCATCCTCCTCCAATGTCCTCAAACCAAAGAAGAACATCACATCTGCCGCTCCCCCTAAGGGTGTAAAGGCAGCCCCTGTTGTCAAGAAGACTAGCACGTCTGCAGCCAAGAAGGCACCAGTAAAGGCAACTTCGAAAGCCACGACTACAAAGAAAGCACCCGCCAAGGCACCCACTGTCAAGAAAGCCGCCTCCAAG AAGGTTACTTCTGGCGACGCGAAGAAGGCAGACAAGgctaaggcggcggcaactAAATCAACGAAAGCCTCTACCGCGTCCAAGTCTTCAAAGTCCAAGGCTCTATCCAAGAGCACAACGAAAGAGAATACCAAGCCTGCGTCGACTAAACCTACTTCTACCAAAGCTGCAGCCAAGCCGACATCTGCGAAGCCCGCTTCCACGAAGAAACCCACGTCCACGAAACCATCAAAG ACGCCTGCATCCACAAAGGCATAA
- a CDS encoding C2H2 zinc finger has protein sequence MPMNTYPTFEPSLPMYEGTHCTDSQLRTHQSSMGNNNIQFGPGMFQAVPFEPILPGEWLTPDNFQWAPALNPSNTAWDMSPSSYSSSYSSSPGSSYDPFGLAPGFTCDASPEFEAYSPPSTATSEVELPSSFDYFPTSTSAKSLPIVPPVVPSSSRESPPGPSRRARRPSKDSSKNTIDDRKYQCDFCPVQMARLHDINRHMRIHTGVHPYACIGCGETFRRTDARTRHWCKQPECFKIHSAKAPTSKARRRIP, from the exons ATG CCAATGAACACTTATCCCACTTTTGAACCAAGCCTTCCTATGTATGAAGGCACTCATTGCACTGATAGCCAGTTGCGAACGCACCAATCATCGATGGGTAACAACAATATACAGTTTGGCCCAGGCATGTTCCAAGCCGTACCGTTTGAACCTATCCTTCCCGGAGAATGGTTGACACCTG ATAACTTTCAATGGGCTCCCGCACTAAATCCCTCCAATACGGCTTGGGATATGTCCCCGTCCTCATATTCATCCTCATATTCAAGCTCTCCAGGCTCAAGCTATGATCCGTTTGGGTTGGCACCCGGGTTCACTTGCGACGCAAGCCCTGAGTTTGAGGCGTACTCTCCTCCCAGCACCGCGACATCAGAGGTTGAATTACCCTCTTCCTTCGACTATTTTCCTACATCGACTAGTGCCAAGTCTCTTCCTATTGTACCGCCTGTCGTGCCAAGCTCTAGCCGAGAGTCTCCACCAGGGCCCAGTCGACGAGCGAGGCGACCAAGTAAAGATTCTTCTAAG AATACTATTGACGACCGGAAATATCAGTGTGATTTTTGCCCAGTTCAAATGGCTCGCCTGCACGATATAAACAGACACATGCGTATACACA CTGGTGTCCATCCCTACGCATGCATCGGTTGCGGTGAAACATTCCGGCGGACCGATGCGAGGACGCGTCATTGGTGCAAGCAACCAGAATGCTTCAAAATCCACAGCGCGAAGGCCCCTACCTCGAAG GCCCGACGACGCATTCCGTAG